In a single window of the Hoyosella subflava DQS3-9A1 genome:
- a CDS encoding DUF952 domain-containing protein, translated as MLHLMPLAAWRAHSGAWIRPGSLATEGFIHCTSDEATLTAVANHFYRGHPGDFVVLVIDPEAVSAEIRYEAAAPAPPPGVASDVLFPHVYGPIENSAVVSAMYARRDLTGEFVGFEARPPLDETHHLADRAADSEME; from the coding sequence ATGCTGCACTTGATGCCGCTGGCAGCGTGGCGTGCCCACTCCGGCGCCTGGATCCGCCCCGGCTCCCTCGCGACCGAGGGCTTCATACACTGCACCAGCGACGAAGCGACGCTTACTGCGGTAGCGAATCATTTCTATCGCGGTCACCCGGGTGACTTCGTGGTGCTTGTCATCGATCCGGAAGCGGTGTCAGCGGAGATCCGGTATGAGGCTGCCGCGCCCGCGCCGCCGCCAGGAGTCGCGAGCGACGTGTTGTTCCCGCACGTGTACGGCCCGATCGAGAACAGCGCGGTGGTTTCGGCGATGTATGCACGCCGGGATCTGACTGGCGAGTTTGTGGGATTCGAGGCGCGGCCGCCGCTCGATGAAACACACCACCTTGCGGATCGCGCCGCCGATTCTGAAATGGAGTGA
- a CDS encoding DedA family protein produces MEYTFLEGRSVVVVYFALLGIVFLRAQATYWIGRGLGAGVHRSRLGDRLGDKLERAEAAINRYGPPAVTVSFLTIGVQTAINLTAGAMRMRFVRYLIAMFAGCLMWAAIYTFGGLAVMAAWVSVFTQSPLLAVGALAAIAGLIGIIVWRRKQRAVAPHEV; encoded by the coding sequence ATGGAGTACACGTTCCTTGAAGGACGGTCGGTGGTCGTCGTTTACTTCGCGCTGCTCGGCATCGTTTTTCTGCGGGCTCAGGCCACCTACTGGATAGGCCGGGGACTCGGTGCGGGTGTTCACCGCTCCAGGCTGGGTGATCGGCTCGGCGACAAACTGGAGCGGGCTGAAGCGGCGATCAACCGGTACGGTCCGCCCGCAGTGACGGTTTCGTTCCTCACGATCGGTGTGCAAACGGCGATCAACCTGACCGCCGGGGCGATGCGCATGCGCTTTGTCCGCTACTTGATCGCAATGTTCGCGGGCTGCCTGATGTGGGCGGCGATCTACACTTTCGGGGGTCTCGCAGTGATGGCAGCCTGGGTGTCGGTGTTTACGCAGTCGCCGCTGCTTGCCGTCGGTGCGCTCGCCGCCATCGCGGGCCTGATCGGGATTATCGTCTGGCGCCGCAAGCAGCGTGCCGTAGCGCCTCACGAGGTGTAG
- a CDS encoding alpha/beta hydrolase — protein sequence MGAVRAGTTAVATASLLAGTALLLPGHAVAEPADLDWGPCPEGSYVETAQCAEVEVPRDYANPDGPTIELTVSKLPAQGPKRGVLFGNPGGPGGSALPMFEDNQLFSWPQELRNEWDLIGVQPRGLPFATALECTPPLDITTATINYGGATRAMCDAQDPGYTATITTETTARDWEEVRRKLGDERISIFGLSYGTFLGSTYATLFPQHVDRLVLDSAMDPDWAWNEVLWQQNDGYKQRVYAMMQWIADNDETYGLGDTPMQVYQRWSEVVAAEAGASPTLAPPAAQIGDVPPALTDFAEQYIAGINLTEGARTQFEGWLSNIITPSQLMSTVYGLTREAAPQRDMWPLVAQSIRNGGADPAAFEMDDVIINELLQFQAMQNVIMCNENQVAARPWDYPAFLAHNFLSGDMFELIGYTFSSGAACAGAPPVTVPVDVTNQGLAVQPLQLQSRQDPQTPYTGGLSMSERMGSHLISVDGGDHGAFAKGNAVVDAAVVEYLRTGTTDVVTAPEAPIRTPLL from the coding sequence GTGGGTGCGGTGCGGGCTGGAACTACGGCGGTTGCTACTGCGAGTCTGCTAGCGGGTACGGCGCTGTTGCTTCCCGGCCATGCGGTCGCGGAACCAGCCGACCTGGACTGGGGGCCGTGTCCTGAAGGAAGCTACGTCGAGACCGCGCAATGTGCAGAAGTCGAAGTGCCGCGCGACTACGCGAATCCAGACGGGCCAACGATTGAACTGACTGTGAGCAAGCTTCCCGCACAGGGCCCGAAACGAGGGGTCCTGTTCGGCAACCCCGGCGGACCCGGTGGCAGTGCGCTCCCGATGTTCGAAGACAACCAACTGTTTAGCTGGCCGCAAGAACTGCGCAATGAATGGGACCTGATCGGGGTGCAACCCCGGGGGCTTCCGTTCGCCACGGCCCTTGAATGCACTCCGCCGCTCGACATCACGACGGCCACGATCAATTATGGCGGTGCCACACGCGCGATGTGCGACGCGCAAGACCCCGGATACACAGCCACCATCACCACCGAAACAACCGCGCGTGACTGGGAAGAGGTGCGCCGCAAACTCGGCGACGAGCGGATCAGCATTTTCGGACTGTCGTACGGCACGTTCCTGGGTTCGACGTACGCCACGCTATTCCCGCAGCACGTCGACCGTCTGGTCCTCGATTCCGCGATGGACCCCGACTGGGCGTGGAACGAAGTTCTGTGGCAGCAGAACGACGGCTACAAGCAGCGCGTTTACGCGATGATGCAGTGGATCGCCGACAATGACGAGACCTACGGTCTGGGGGATACCCCGATGCAGGTGTACCAGCGCTGGTCAGAGGTCGTCGCCGCGGAAGCGGGTGCGTCACCCACGCTGGCACCGCCCGCCGCGCAGATCGGGGATGTACCGCCCGCGCTCACCGACTTCGCGGAGCAGTACATCGCGGGCATCAACCTCACCGAAGGTGCGCGAACCCAGTTCGAAGGCTGGCTGTCGAACATCATCACGCCGTCGCAGCTGATGTCGACGGTATACGGGCTGACTCGTGAGGCTGCACCCCAGCGCGACATGTGGCCACTCGTTGCGCAGTCGATCCGCAACGGTGGCGCGGACCCTGCGGCGTTCGAGATGGACGATGTCATCATCAACGAGCTTCTCCAGTTCCAGGCGATGCAGAACGTCATCATGTGTAACGAGAACCAGGTCGCCGCGCGCCCATGGGACTACCCGGCGTTCCTCGCACACAACTTCCTCAGCGGCGACATGTTCGAGCTCATCGGTTACACGTTCAGCTCCGGGGCGGCGTGCGCTGGTGCTCCTCCCGTCACTGTCCCGGTCGACGTCACAAACCAGGGCTTGGCCGTCCAGCCGCTGCAGCTGCAGTCGCGCCAGGATCCGCAAACTCCCTACACCGGCGGCCTGAGCATGTCGGAGCGGATGGGATCGCATTTGATCAGTGTCGATGGCGGTGATCATGGCGCGTTCGCCAAAGGTAATGCGGTCGTCGATGCGGCTGTCGTCGAATACCTTCGCACCGGCACCACCGACGTTGTTACGGCGCCTGAAGCTCCGATCCGCACGCCGCTGCTGTAA
- a CDS encoding IMPACT family protein produces MLYSLASGDRPRVETEIKRSRFIAELRRADDVDAAMRLVSDARAEHSSARHHCFACIIGDDGEYRVERSSDDGEPGGTAGIPMLQVLKARDLVNVAAVVSRYFGGVKLGAGGLVRAYSGAVAAAVDAANLVPRTRYETFLLVIEHAQAGRLEAELRGRGIDVSHVDYAEQATLTLTSDEPEQLASIVAELTGGRGELAPAGHIWK; encoded by the coding sequence ATGCTGTATTCGCTGGCCAGCGGTGACCGACCTCGCGTCGAGACTGAAATCAAGCGTTCCAGATTCATCGCCGAGTTACGCCGCGCGGACGATGTAGACGCCGCGATGCGCCTGGTGTCGGATGCGCGCGCTGAGCACTCCAGCGCGCGGCATCACTGCTTCGCCTGCATCATCGGCGATGACGGGGAGTATCGAGTCGAGCGATCCAGCGACGATGGGGAGCCGGGTGGCACGGCGGGTATCCCCATGTTGCAGGTTCTCAAAGCACGCGACCTGGTTAATGTCGCAGCCGTGGTGAGCAGGTATTTCGGTGGAGTGAAGCTGGGGGCGGGCGGACTGGTCCGGGCCTACTCTGGTGCCGTGGCCGCCGCAGTCGACGCCGCCAATCTCGTACCAAGGACTCGGTACGAGACGTTCTTGCTCGTCATCGAGCATGCCCAAGCCGGCCGGCTGGAAGCAGAGCTGCGTGGCCGCGGGATCGATGTGTCCCACGTCGACTACGCGGAACAAGCGACCCTCACTCTCACGTCCGACGAGCCGGAACAACTCGCGTCGATAGTCGCCGAGCTCACCGGGGGACGCGGCGAGCTGGCCCCTGCTGGACATATCTGGAAATAG
- a CDS encoding ArsR/SmtB family transcription factor, whose translation MPSSTFAPAFAALGDETRWNILVRLGEAPASASTLAGEFPISRQAIVKHLEILRTAGLAEAEKRGREMIYSPLGSRISTLGRDLQRIADSWDQRLARIKSIAESGDRPE comes from the coding sequence ATGCCGTCGTCAACCTTCGCACCGGCGTTCGCGGCGCTGGGCGATGAGACCAGGTGGAACATCCTGGTACGCCTCGGCGAGGCGCCAGCATCCGCATCCACGCTAGCCGGTGAGTTCCCCATCAGCCGCCAGGCGATCGTCAAGCATCTCGAAATTCTGCGCACGGCTGGGCTCGCCGAAGCCGAGAAGCGCGGGCGCGAGATGATATACAGCCCGTTGGGATCTCGGATCAGTACGCTGGGCCGGGATCTCCAGCGGATCGCCGACAGCTGGGATCAGCGACTCGCGCGGATCAAGTCGATCGCGGAATCCGGAGACCGCCCGGAGTGA
- a CDS encoding SRPBCC family protein produces MNTDLDRIERQIDIAAPASRVWTLISEPGWFINDGVIVEHQIDQNGDVSVVHDPVHGAFSFQTVELVEPRYAAFRWLGGDAGSTLVEFWIDERNDGSVSLRVAESGFSTLTVSEEERRRKIDDNTEGWETELAAARSYLTPSVREPATAERAAGRG; encoded by the coding sequence ATGAACACTGACCTTGACCGCATCGAACGTCAGATTGATATCGCGGCCCCGGCCAGCCGTGTCTGGACGCTGATTTCAGAACCCGGCTGGTTCATCAACGACGGCGTCATTGTCGAGCATCAAATCGACCAGAACGGCGACGTGAGCGTCGTCCACGACCCGGTTCATGGGGCATTCTCGTTTCAGACCGTAGAGCTTGTAGAGCCCAGATATGCCGCGTTCCGGTGGCTCGGCGGGGACGCTGGCTCGACGCTCGTCGAGTTCTGGATCGACGAGCGCAACGACGGAAGCGTGTCGCTTCGCGTGGCCGAAAGCGGCTTCTCCACACTCACGGTCTCTGAAGAGGAGCGTCGCAGGAAGATCGACGACAACACAGAAGGCTGGGAAACTGAACTCGCCGCTGCGCGTTCGTACCTGACTCCTTCGGTGCGGGAACCAGCAACCGCAGAACGAGCAGCCGGGCGGGGATGA